The Burkholderia lata genome contains a region encoding:
- a CDS encoding type II toxin-antitoxin system RelE/ParE family toxin yields MIKSWQHKGLEAFFTNGNKAGIRPDHAPRLQRQLARLDVASRPLDMNVPGWRFHGLARGLDGHFAVSVSSNWRLTFSFEGADAVLVDYQDYH; encoded by the coding sequence ATGATCAAGTCGTGGCAGCACAAGGGGCTGGAAGCGTTTTTCACGAACGGGAACAAGGCCGGCATCCGGCCCGACCATGCGCCAAGGTTACAGCGCCAGCTTGCGCGTCTCGACGTCGCGAGCCGGCCGCTCGACATGAACGTGCCGGGCTGGCGCTTTCACGGTCTTGCCAGGGGACTGGACGGCCATTTCGCGGTGAGCGTGAGCAGCAACTGGCGTCTGACGTTCAGTTTCGAGGGCGCCGATGCCGTCCTGGTCGATTACCAGGACTACCACTGA
- a CDS encoding coniferyl aldehyde dehydrogenase, which yields MKNDLPELAPQALPSVDALTALLRDQRAAYLRAPYPAWETRVQHLRALRTMLIDHADALAEAISADFGHRAKQEVLLSEIWMAKEEIDDALKHGKRWMKPIRKPMNKWLRPARAKVIPQPLGVIGIVVPWNYPVLLAAGPLICALAAGNRAIIKMSELTPRTSALFEQLIAKTFTRDHVAVVNGDAEVGAAFSGLPFDHLLFTGSTHVGRHVMRAAADNLTPVTLELGGKSPAIVGPNARFDAAVDAIVAGKTLNAGQTCIAPDYVLLPRGMEAAFIERARARFAKMYPDLSANGDYTTIVSPRHYARLQQLASDAQSAGAQLHPLSDAQSDPASRRFVPCAVTQVPAASQLMQEEIFGPLLPLVPYERLDEAIAYVNARPRPLALYLFDEDGGTIDRVMRETISGGVSINETLMHIACGSLPFGGVGASGMGAYHGYDGFVTFSKMKPVLTQPRLNARNLLAPPYGKRFAALIKLMLKF from the coding sequence ATGAAGAACGACCTGCCCGAACTGGCCCCGCAAGCCCTGCCGTCGGTGGATGCACTGACGGCGCTGCTGCGCGACCAGCGCGCGGCCTACCTGCGCGCGCCGTATCCGGCATGGGAAACGCGCGTGCAGCACCTGCGTGCGCTGCGCACGATGCTGATCGACCATGCGGACGCGCTCGCCGAAGCGATCAGTGCCGATTTCGGTCATCGCGCGAAGCAGGAAGTGCTGCTGTCGGAAATCTGGATGGCGAAGGAAGAGATCGACGACGCGCTCAAGCACGGCAAGCGCTGGATGAAACCGATCCGCAAACCGATGAACAAGTGGCTGCGCCCGGCGCGCGCAAAGGTGATTCCGCAGCCGCTCGGCGTGATCGGCATCGTCGTGCCGTGGAACTATCCGGTGCTGCTCGCGGCCGGCCCGCTGATCTGCGCGCTCGCGGCCGGCAACCGCGCGATCATCAAGATGTCCGAACTGACGCCGCGCACGTCGGCGCTGTTCGAGCAGCTCATTGCCAAGACCTTCACGCGCGACCACGTCGCGGTCGTGAACGGCGATGCGGAAGTGGGCGCCGCGTTCAGCGGGCTGCCGTTCGATCACCTGCTGTTCACCGGCTCGACGCATGTCGGCCGCCACGTGATGCGCGCGGCTGCCGACAACCTCACGCCCGTCACGCTCGAACTCGGCGGCAAGTCGCCGGCGATCGTCGGCCCGAACGCACGCTTCGATGCGGCCGTCGACGCGATCGTCGCGGGCAAGACACTGAACGCCGGCCAGACCTGCATCGCACCCGACTACGTGCTGCTGCCGCGCGGGATGGAAGCCGCGTTCATCGAGCGCGCGCGCGCACGCTTCGCGAAGATGTATCCCGACCTGTCGGCCAACGGCGACTACACGACGATCGTGTCGCCGCGCCACTACGCGCGGCTGCAGCAGCTCGCGAGCGACGCGCAGTCGGCCGGCGCGCAGCTGCATCCGCTGTCCGACGCGCAATCCGATCCCGCATCGCGTCGCTTCGTGCCGTGCGCGGTCACGCAGGTGCCGGCTGCATCACAACTGATGCAGGAGGAAATCTTCGGGCCGCTGCTGCCGCTCGTGCCGTACGAACGGCTCGACGAAGCGATCGCATACGTGAATGCGCGCCCGCGTCCGCTTGCGCTCTACCTGTTCGACGAGGACGGCGGCACGATCGACCGCGTGATGCGCGAAACGATCTCGGGCGGCGTGTCGATCAACGAAACGCTGATGCACATCGCGTGCGGCAGCTTGCCGTTCGGCGGGGTCGGGGCGAGCGGCATGGGTGCGTATCACGGCTACGATGGCTTCGTGACGTTCTCGAAGATGAAGCCGGTGCTCACGCAGCCGCGCCTGAATGCACGCAACCTGCTCGCGCCGCCGTACGGCAAGCGCTTCGCCGCGCTGATCAAGCTGATGCTGAAGTTCTGA
- a CDS encoding GMC family oxidoreductase, with the protein MQYDYIIVGGGSGGSSLAGRLADACPDATIALIEAGSHTERNLLVNMPVGIAALVPFKLGTNYGYETVPQPGLGGRRGYQPRGRGMGGSSAINAMIYTRGHPGDYDEWAQLGATGWGWQDVLPYFRRAEGNARGADAWHGADGPLTVSDLRFRNPFSERFIQAAHAAGYPLNDDFNGATQEGVGFYQVTHRDGSRCSVARAYIYGRNRPNLHVITDATVLRVRFDGKRAAGVAVARNGRVETLDARAEVILSAGAFNSPQLLMCSGIGPAEQLRRHGIAVVQDAPDVGTNLIDHIDFIINTRVNSSELVGVCLRGIAKMTPALARYFSSRTGMMTSNVAEAGGFIKSDPSLERPDLQLHFCTALVDDHNRKMHWGFGYSLHVCALRPFSRGTVALASGDARDAPLIDPRFFSDSRDLDLLVRGTQAMRTILSQAPLASQGGRELYTRADQSEAELRKTIVEHADTIYHPVGTCRMGSDARAVVDPQLRVRGVEGLRVVDASVMPTLVGGNTNAPSVMIGERAADFIVATRKGAAPRGEAAAAVHGR; encoded by the coding sequence ATGCAATACGACTACATCATCGTCGGCGGCGGTTCGGGCGGGTCGAGCCTGGCAGGCCGTCTCGCCGATGCCTGCCCCGATGCGACGATCGCGCTGATCGAAGCCGGTTCGCATACGGAGCGCAACCTGCTCGTCAACATGCCGGTCGGCATCGCGGCGCTGGTGCCGTTCAAGCTCGGTACGAACTACGGCTACGAGACGGTGCCGCAGCCGGGCCTCGGCGGGCGGCGCGGCTACCAGCCGCGCGGGCGCGGGATGGGCGGCTCGAGCGCGATCAACGCGATGATCTACACGCGCGGCCACCCGGGAGACTACGACGAATGGGCGCAGCTCGGCGCGACCGGCTGGGGCTGGCAGGACGTGCTGCCGTATTTCCGCCGGGCGGAAGGCAACGCGCGCGGTGCCGATGCGTGGCACGGTGCAGACGGCCCGCTCACGGTGTCGGATCTGCGCTTTCGCAATCCGTTCTCCGAACGATTCATCCAGGCCGCGCATGCGGCCGGCTATCCGCTGAACGACGACTTCAACGGCGCGACGCAGGAAGGCGTCGGTTTCTATCAGGTGACGCATCGCGACGGCTCGCGCTGCAGCGTCGCCCGCGCGTACATCTACGGCCGCAACCGACCGAACCTGCACGTGATCACCGATGCGACGGTGCTGCGGGTCAGGTTCGACGGCAAGCGCGCGGCCGGCGTCGCGGTTGCGCGCAACGGGCGCGTCGAGACGCTCGACGCGCGCGCGGAAGTGATCCTGTCGGCCGGCGCGTTCAATTCGCCGCAACTGCTGATGTGTTCGGGGATCGGGCCGGCGGAGCAGCTGCGCCGGCACGGGATCGCGGTCGTGCAGGATGCGCCGGACGTCGGCACGAACCTGATCGACCATATCGATTTCATCATCAATACGCGCGTGAATTCATCGGAACTGGTCGGTGTGTGCCTGCGCGGGATCGCGAAGATGACGCCCGCGCTCGCGCGCTATTTCTCGAGCCGCACCGGGATGATGACGAGCAACGTCGCGGAGGCCGGCGGCTTCATCAAGAGCGATCCGTCGCTCGAGCGTCCCGACCTGCAACTGCATTTCTGCACGGCGCTCGTGGACGACCACAACCGCAAGATGCACTGGGGCTTCGGCTATTCGCTGCACGTGTGCGCGCTGCGGCCGTTCAGCCGCGGCACGGTGGCGCTCGCGAGCGGCGATGCGCGCGACGCACCGCTGATCGATCCGCGCTTCTTCAGCGATTCGCGGGATCTCGACCTGCTCGTGCGCGGCACGCAGGCGATGCGCACGATCCTGTCGCAGGCGCCGCTCGCGTCGCAGGGCGGGCGCGAGCTGTACACGCGGGCCGACCAGAGCGAAGCGGAGCTGCGCAAGACGATCGTCGAGCACGCCGACACGATCTACCACCCGGTCGGCACCTGCCGGATGGGTTCGGATGCGCGCGCGGTCGTCGATCCGCAACTGCGCGTGCGCGGCGTCGAAGGGTTGCGCGTGGTGGATGCGTCGGTGATGCCGACGTTGGTCGGCGGGAACACGAATGCGCCGTCGGTGATGATCGGCGAACGCGCGGCGGACTTCATCGTCGCCACGCGCAAGGGCGCGGCGCCGCGCGGCGAGGCAGCCGCTGCGGTGCACGGCCGCTGA
- a CDS encoding serine/threonine protein kinase has protein sequence MKDVTSAPASPAGPPFAGLTPECVLDALDSVLIPAGLRTDGRLLALNSYENRVYQVGIEDGPPVVAKFYRPARWSDEAILEEHAFVAELAAREIPAVPARTFDGRTLHAFDGFRFSIFERRGGRAPDLDRSDTLEWLGRFIGRIHAVGATQPYVARPVLDIRTFGYEPRDYLLAHDFIPDDVRPAYETAVTLALEGVEAAFERAGEIRLLRTHGDCHPSNVLWTDAGPHFVDFDDSRMAPAIQDLWLLLPGDREGASRALADLLAGYEDFCEFEPRELHLVEALRTLRLIHYAAWLARRWDDPAFPAAFPWFNTHRYWEARVLELREQIGAMQEGPLWPV, from the coding sequence ATGAAAGACGTCACTTCCGCTCCCGCTTCTCCCGCCGGCCCGCCGTTCGCCGGACTCACGCCCGAGTGCGTGCTCGACGCGCTCGACAGCGTGCTGATTCCGGCTGGCCTGCGCACCGACGGGCGCCTGCTCGCGCTCAACAGCTACGAAAACCGCGTCTATCAGGTCGGCATCGAAGACGGCCCGCCGGTCGTCGCGAAGTTCTACCGTCCGGCGCGCTGGTCGGACGAAGCGATCCTCGAAGAGCACGCGTTCGTCGCCGAACTCGCCGCGCGCGAGATTCCGGCGGTGCCCGCGCGCACATTCGACGGCCGCACGCTGCACGCGTTCGACGGCTTCCGCTTCTCGATCTTCGAGCGGCGCGGCGGCCGCGCGCCCGATCTCGATCGCAGCGACACGCTCGAATGGCTCGGCCGCTTCATCGGCCGGATCCATGCGGTCGGCGCGACGCAGCCGTATGTCGCGCGCCCCGTGCTCGACATCAGGACGTTCGGCTACGAGCCGCGCGACTACCTGCTCGCGCACGATTTCATTCCGGACGATGTGCGGCCCGCGTACGAGACGGCCGTGACGCTCGCGCTCGAAGGCGTCGAGGCCGCGTTCGAGCGGGCGGGCGAGATCCGCCTGCTGCGCACGCACGGCGATTGTCATCCGAGCAACGTGCTGTGGACCGATGCCGGCCCGCACTTCGTCGACTTCGACGACAGCCGGATGGCGCCCGCGATCCAGGATCTGTGGCTGCTGCTGCCGGGCGATCGCGAAGGCGCGTCGCGTGCGCTGGCGGACCTGCTGGCCGGCTACGAGGATTTCTGCGAATTCGAGCCGCGCGAGCTGCATCTCGTCGAAGCGCTGCGCACGCTGCGGCTGATCCACTACGCGGCATGGCTCGCGCGGCGCTGGGACGATCCCGCGTTTCCGGCCGCGTTCCCGTGGTTCAACACGCATCGTTACTGGGAAGCGCGCGTGCTCGAGTTGCGCGAGCAGATCGGCGCGATGCAGGAAGGGCCGCTCTGGCCCGTGTGA
- the metK gene encoding methionine adenosyltransferase — protein MANDYLFTSESVSEGHPDKVADQISDAILDAILEQDKYSRVAAETLCNTGLVVLAGEITTTANIDYIQIARDTIKRIGYDNTDYGIDYKGCAVLVAYDKQSPDIAQGVDRAHDDNLDQGAGDQGLMFGYACDETPELMPLPIYLSHRLVERQASLRRDGRLQWLRPDAKSQVTVRYVDGKPHSIDTVVLSTQHAPDIELPALREAVIEEIIKPTLPADLIKGDIKFLVNPTGRFVIGGPQGDCGLTGRKIIVDTYGGAAPHGGGAFSGKDPSKVDRSAAYAGRYVAKNIVAAGLASRALIQVSYAIGVAEPTSVMVNTFGTGRVSDAVITKLVREHFDLRPKGIIKMLDLLRPIYEKTAAYGHFGREEPEFSWEATDKALALAEAAGVEPTARVA, from the coding sequence GTGGCAAACGATTATCTCTTTACGTCCGAATCCGTCTCTGAAGGCCATCCGGACAAAGTCGCGGACCAAATCTCGGACGCGATCCTCGACGCCATCCTCGAGCAGGACAAGTATTCCCGCGTTGCGGCGGAAACGCTGTGCAACACGGGTCTTGTCGTGCTGGCCGGTGAAATCACCACGACGGCCAACATCGACTACATCCAGATCGCGCGCGACACGATCAAGCGCATCGGCTACGACAACACCGACTACGGCATCGACTACAAGGGTTGTGCCGTGCTCGTCGCGTACGACAAGCAGTCGCCGGACATCGCCCAGGGCGTCGATCGTGCACACGACGACAACCTCGACCAAGGCGCGGGCGACCAGGGTCTGATGTTCGGTTACGCGTGCGATGAAACGCCGGAACTGATGCCGCTGCCGATCTACCTGTCGCACCGCCTCGTCGAGCGCCAGGCCAGCCTGCGCCGCGACGGCCGCCTGCAATGGCTGCGCCCGGACGCGAAGTCGCAGGTGACGGTCCGCTACGTCGACGGCAAGCCGCATTCGATCGACACCGTCGTGCTGTCGACGCAGCACGCACCGGACATCGAGCTGCCGGCGCTGCGCGAAGCCGTGATCGAGGAAATCATCAAGCCGACGCTGCCGGCCGACCTGATCAAGGGTGACATCAAGTTCCTGGTGAACCCGACCGGCCGGTTCGTGATCGGCGGCCCGCAGGGCGACTGCGGCCTGACCGGCCGCAAGATCATCGTCGATACGTACGGCGGTGCCGCACCGCACGGCGGCGGCGCGTTCTCGGGCAAGGATCCGTCGAAGGTCGACCGTTCGGCTGCATACGCAGGCCGCTACGTCGCGAAGAACATCGTCGCCGCCGGCCTCGCGTCGCGCGCGCTGATCCAGGTGTCGTACGCGATCGGCGTTGCCGAGCCGACCTCAGTGATGGTCAACACGTTCGGCACGGGCCGCGTGTCGGATGCGGTGATCACGAAGCTCGTGCGCGAGCATTTCGACCTGCGTCCGAAGGGCATCATCAAGATGCTCGACCTGCTGCGCCCGATCTACGAGAAGACCGCTGCTTACGGCCACTTCGGCCGCGAAGAGCCGGAATTCTCGTGGGAAGCGACCGACAAGGCGCTCGCCCTGGCCGAAGCGGCCGGCGTCGAGCCGACGGCACGCGTCGCGTAA
- the mgrA gene encoding L-glyceraldehyde 3-phosphate reductase — MAYEAASERYAGMQYRTCGKSGLKLPALSLGLWHNFGDSTPISTQRDILRTAFDLGINHFDLANNYGPPYGSAETNFGRLLKEDFRPYRDELLISTKAGWDMWPGPYGSGGGSRKYVLASLDQSLQRMGLDYVDIFYSHRFDAHTPLEETAGALASAVQQGKALYIGISSYSAAKTREMAELLAQYKVPLLIHQPSYNLLNRWVETELLGTLDEIGTGSIAFTPLAQGLLTSKYLNGVPADARVNKPGGGSLKQDHLSADNLDHVRKLNAIAERRGQSLAQMALAWVLRNGRVTSALIGASRAEQVRENVGALKNLEFSAEELAEIDRHATEGGINLWEKPSTDQAI, encoded by the coding sequence ATGGCCTACGAAGCAGCTTCCGAACGTTATGCCGGCATGCAATACCGCACCTGCGGCAAATCCGGGCTCAAACTGCCCGCGCTGTCGCTCGGCCTGTGGCACAACTTCGGCGACTCGACGCCGATCTCGACGCAGCGCGACATTCTGCGCACCGCGTTCGACCTCGGCATCAACCACTTCGATCTCGCGAACAACTACGGGCCGCCGTACGGCAGCGCGGAAACCAACTTCGGCCGGCTGCTGAAGGAAGATTTCCGGCCGTATCGCGACGAGCTGCTGATCTCGACGAAGGCCGGCTGGGACATGTGGCCGGGGCCGTACGGCAGCGGCGGCGGGTCGCGCAAGTACGTGCTCGCGAGCCTCGACCAGAGCCTGCAGCGGATGGGGCTCGACTACGTCGACATCTTCTATTCGCACCGCTTCGACGCGCATACTCCGCTCGAGGAAACGGCGGGCGCGCTCGCGTCGGCCGTGCAGCAAGGCAAGGCGCTCTACATCGGCATTTCGTCGTACTCGGCGGCGAAGACGCGCGAGATGGCCGAGCTGCTCGCGCAGTACAAGGTGCCGCTGCTGATCCACCAGCCGTCGTACAACCTGCTGAACCGCTGGGTCGAAACCGAACTGCTCGGCACGCTCGACGAGATCGGCACGGGCAGCATTGCGTTCACGCCGCTCGCGCAGGGGCTGCTCACGTCGAAGTACCTGAACGGCGTGCCGGCCGACGCGCGTGTGAACAAGCCGGGCGGCGGCTCGCTGAAGCAGGATCACCTGAGCGCGGACAACCTCGACCACGTGCGCAAGCTCAACGCGATCGCCGAGCGGCGCGGGCAGAGCCTCGCGCAGATGGCGCTCGCATGGGTGTTGCGCAACGGCCGCGTGACGTCCGCGCTGATCGGCGCAAGCCGGGCGGAACAGGTGCGTGAGAACGTCGGCGCGCTGAAGAACCTCGAATTCTCGGCGGAAGAACTCGCGGAGATCGATCGTCACGCGACGGAAGGCGGCATCAATTTGTGGGAAAAGCCGTCCACCGATCAGGCGATCTGA
- a CDS encoding DUF3185 family protein, translating into MSRVISVALLVGGVVLLYFGGQSFHSINDNVSRFFTGSPATKTILLIVGGAVASFIGLIGLAMPGGKR; encoded by the coding sequence ATGTCCCGGGTCATCTCGGTTGCGCTGCTCGTCGGCGGCGTCGTGCTGCTGTATTTCGGCGGCCAGTCGTTCCATTCGATCAACGACAACGTGTCGCGCTTCTTCACCGGCTCGCCTGCAACGAAGACGATCCTGCTGATCGTGGGCGGCGCCGTCGCGTCGTTCATCGGCCTGATCGGCCTCGCGATGCCGGGCGGCAAGCGCTGA
- a CDS encoding lipid A biosynthesis lauroyl acyltransferase has protein sequence MLGRLGTHLAIGLLKLLALLPYGLTARFGDGLGWLLYKIPSRRKRIVHTNLKLCFPDWSDERREEVAGQHFRHAIRSYVERSYQWFASEQAYRKLFTVESEVDLSDPDMPPTLLLGFHFVGIEAGSMAINLALNRPCGSLYTPMKSPEIEAAAKAGRSRFGAELASRADSARTVLRWLRDRKPVMLGADMDYGLRNSTFVPFFGIPACTLTAVGRFAKTGHAQVLPFIGEVLPNYKGYRLKVFKPWADYPTGDDDLDARRMNEFLEEQIPLMPEQYYWVHKRFKTRPAGEPSLY, from the coding sequence ATGCTAGGTCGTCTAGGCACGCACCTCGCCATTGGCTTGCTGAAACTGCTCGCCCTGTTGCCGTACGGCCTGACCGCACGGTTCGGCGATGGTCTCGGCTGGCTGCTCTACAAGATCCCCAGCCGGCGAAAACGCATCGTACACACCAATCTGAAGCTCTGCTTCCCGGATTGGAGCGACGAGCGTCGCGAGGAAGTCGCCGGGCAGCATTTCCGCCATGCGATCCGCAGCTACGTCGAGCGCAGCTACCAGTGGTTCGCGTCGGAACAGGCCTACCGCAAGCTGTTTACGGTCGAGAGCGAAGTCGATCTCAGCGATCCGGACATGCCCCCGACCCTCCTGCTCGGCTTCCATTTCGTCGGCATCGAGGCCGGCTCGATGGCGATCAATCTCGCCCTCAACCGGCCATGCGGCTCGCTCTACACGCCGATGAAGAGCCCGGAAATCGAAGCCGCGGCCAAAGCCGGCCGCAGCCGCTTCGGCGCTGAACTGGCGAGCCGTGCCGACAGCGCGCGTACCGTGCTGCGCTGGCTGCGCGACCGCAAGCCGGTGATGCTGGGTGCAGACATGGATTACGGGCTGCGCAACTCGACGTTCGTACCCTTCTTCGGCATACCTGCCTGCACGCTGACGGCGGTCGGCCGGTTCGCAAAGACCGGCCACGCGCAGGTTCTGCCCTTCATCGGCGAGGTGCTGCCGAACTACAAGGGCTACCGTCTGAAGGTCTTCAAGCCGTGGGCCGACTACCCGACCGGCGACGACGATCTCGACGCGCGGCGGATGAACGAATTCCTCGAGGAACAGATCCCGCTGATGCCCGAGCAATACTATTGGGTCCACAAGCGCTTCAAGACGCGCCCGGCCGGTGAGCCGAGCCTGTACTGA
- the dapF gene encoding diaminopimelate epimerase, protein MKLSFTKMHGAGNDFVVLDGYSRALPPLTEAQVRALANRHFGIGADQLLLVEKPTVDGVDFKYRIFNCDGGEVEHCGNGARCFVKFVSDRGLTDKRSVRVQVMKGLITLTMQDNGEVVVDMGAPVFTPAQVPFDAAGLDGRTEGHDTLWPLDVGGATRWISTVTMGNPHAVQVVDDAEAYPVLEEGPLIEHHARFPERVNAGFMQVVSRSEVKLRVYERAAGETLACGTGACAAVAAGIRRGLLDSPVTVHTHGGTLTISWDGARDEAAALMMAGPATTVFEGEIDLPA, encoded by the coding sequence GTGAAACTCTCGTTCACCAAGATGCACGGCGCGGGCAACGACTTCGTCGTGCTCGACGGCTATTCGCGCGCGTTGCCGCCGCTCACCGAAGCGCAGGTGCGTGCGCTCGCCAATCGTCACTTCGGCATCGGCGCCGACCAGCTGCTGCTCGTCGAAAAACCGACCGTCGACGGCGTGGATTTCAAGTACCGGATCTTCAATTGCGACGGCGGCGAGGTCGAACACTGCGGCAACGGCGCACGCTGCTTCGTGAAATTCGTCAGCGACCGCGGCCTGACCGACAAGCGCAGCGTGCGCGTGCAGGTGATGAAGGGCCTGATCACGCTGACGATGCAGGACAACGGCGAAGTCGTCGTCGACATGGGTGCGCCCGTGTTCACGCCGGCGCAGGTGCCGTTCGACGCAGCGGGCCTCGACGGCCGCACCGAGGGCCACGACACGCTGTGGCCGCTCGACGTCGGCGGCGCGACGCGCTGGATCTCGACGGTGACGATGGGCAACCCGCACGCGGTGCAGGTCGTCGACGACGCCGAGGCCTATCCGGTGCTCGAAGAAGGCCCGCTGATCGAGCACCATGCGCGCTTTCCGGAGCGCGTGAACGCCGGCTTCATGCAGGTCGTGTCGCGCAGCGAAGTGAAGCTGCGCGTGTACGAACGCGCGGCGGGCGAGACGCTCGCGTGCGGCACCGGCGCGTGCGCGGCGGTCGCGGCCGGCATCCGGCGCGGCCTGCTCGATTCGCCCGTGACCGTGCACACGCACGGCGGCACGCTGACGATCAGCTGGGACGGCGCGCGCGACGAAGCCGCCGCGCTGATGATGGCCGGGCCCGCCACGACCGTGTTCGAAGGCGAGATCGACCTGCCCGCCTGA
- a CDS encoding HigA family addiction module antitoxin — MTRIFNPPHPGEALRDDVLPAFGLTVTEAAAQLGVTRAALSRILHGHAGISPEMALRIEAWLGEENGGRADLWLAQQSAYDLWQARAKGVPKVARARART; from the coding sequence ATGACTCGCATCTTCAATCCGCCGCACCCAGGCGAAGCGCTGCGCGACGACGTGCTGCCGGCATTCGGCCTGACTGTCACCGAGGCCGCGGCGCAACTCGGCGTCACGCGTGCGGCGTTATCGCGCATTCTGCATGGTCATGCGGGGATTTCGCCGGAAATGGCGTTGCGCATCGAGGCGTGGCTCGGCGAGGAGAACGGCGGTCGCGCGGATCTTTGGCTCGCGCAGCAATCCGCTTACGACTTGTGGCAGGCACGCGCGAAAGGCGTGCCCAAGGTAGCGAGAGCGCGGGCACGCACGTGA
- a CDS encoding phytanoyl-CoA dioxygenase family protein: MSSPLQSESIRAQVAELRERGFVVARGLVGEEQCAALRQIAERQLREAAEPIEFEADLRYPGAPESKHAPGGHTVRRLLDAYSRDPAFAERAIAPEIGAWMRAYFGEEPVLSRAHHNCMMTKHPAYGSLTGWHRDFRYWSFERPDMVSVWLALGPETNENGALWLVPGSHTAEFGPEAFDDAKFFRSDLPANKKMIDAATCPSLQTGDVVFFHSNTLHSAGQNRSDQVKFSLVYTYHGASNRPVPGTRSASRPEVQF; encoded by the coding sequence ATGTCGTCTCCATTGCAGTCGGAATCGATCCGCGCGCAAGTCGCGGAATTGCGCGAGCGCGGCTTTGTCGTCGCGCGTGGCCTCGTCGGCGAGGAACAATGCGCCGCGCTCAGACAGATCGCGGAGCGCCAGTTGCGGGAGGCGGCCGAGCCGATCGAGTTCGAGGCGGACCTGCGCTACCCGGGCGCACCCGAGTCCAAGCATGCGCCGGGCGGGCATACGGTGCGGCGGCTGCTCGATGCGTACTCGCGCGATCCGGCCTTCGCCGAGCGTGCGATCGCACCTGAAATCGGTGCGTGGATGCGTGCGTATTTCGGTGAAGAACCGGTGCTGTCGCGCGCGCATCACAACTGCATGATGACGAAGCACCCCGCGTACGGCAGCCTGACCGGCTGGCATCGCGATTTCCGCTACTGGTCGTTCGAGCGCCCGGACATGGTGTCGGTGTGGCTCGCGCTCGGGCCGGAAACGAACGAGAACGGCGCACTGTGGCTCGTACCGGGGTCGCATACGGCCGAATTCGGGCCAGAAGCATTCGACGATGCGAAGTTCTTCCGCAGCGACCTGCCGGCGAACAAGAAGATGATCGACGCGGCCACGTGCCCGTCGCTGCAGACGGGCGACGTCGTGTTCTTCCACAGCAACACGCTGCATTCGGCCGGGCAGAACCGTTCCGACCAGGTGAAGTTTTCGCTCGTGTACACGTACCACGGCGCGAGCAACCGGCCGGTGCCGGGCACGCGCTCGGCGTCGAGGCCGGAAGTGCAGTTCTAG
- a CDS encoding DMT family transporter — MVSFKRALAAHGATSLFVLLWSSGAIFAELGLRHASAFVFLTARFALASLVLLGLAFLRKRWLPPRGERRMAALTGLLMMGGYSIFYLLALERGIAPGVLATILGVQPILTLAIVERRWQPVRIAGLALSLAGLALVVFRGTGDGGLSLVGIACALIALVALTAGSLLQKRVRAAPADVLPLQNAIGLALCVAIVPFRPVSFDMSWAFVIPLLWLGIVISVIAQLLFYRLMQRGDLVNVTSLFYLVPVVTTLMDAVWLGNRPEPLALAGMGAIIAGLALVFRAPAARVQPDRA; from the coding sequence ATGGTTTCGTTCAAACGCGCGCTCGCCGCGCATGGCGCGACGTCGCTCTTCGTGTTGCTGTGGAGCAGCGGTGCGATCTTCGCTGAACTCGGTCTGCGTCACGCATCCGCGTTCGTCTTTCTCACCGCACGTTTCGCACTGGCATCGCTCGTGCTGCTCGGGCTGGCCTTCCTGCGCAAACGCTGGCTGCCGCCGCGCGGCGAGCGGCGCATGGCCGCGCTGACCGGCTTGCTGATGATGGGCGGCTATTCGATCTTCTACCTGCTCGCGCTCGAACGCGGGATCGCACCGGGCGTGCTCGCGACGATCCTCGGCGTGCAGCCGATCCTCACGCTCGCGATCGTCGAGCGGCGCTGGCAGCCCGTGCGCATCGCGGGGCTCGCGCTGTCGCTGGCCGGCCTCGCGCTCGTCGTGTTCCGCGGCACAGGCGACGGCGGCCTGTCGCTCGTGGGCATCGCGTGCGCGCTCATCGCGCTCGTCGCGCTGACCGCCGGCTCGCTGCTGCAAAAGCGCGTGCGTGCGGCGCCCGCCGACGTGCTGCCGCTGCAGAATGCGATCGGCCTCGCGCTGTGCGTGGCGATCGTGCCGTTCCGGCCGGTGTCGTTCGACATGAGCTGGGCATTCGTGATCCCGCTGCTGTGGCTCGGCATCGTGATTTCGGTGATCGCGCAACTGCTGTTCTACCGGTTGATGCAGCGTGGCGATCTCGTCAACGTGACGAGCCTGTTCTATCTCGTGCCCGTCGTCACCACGCTGATGGATGCCGTGTGGCTCGGCAACCGGCCCGAGCCGCTCGCGCTCGCCGGCATGGGCGCGATCATCGCGGGGCTCGCACTCGTGTTCCGCGCACCGGCCGCCCGCGTGCAACCCGACCGCGCGTGA